The following are from one region of the Trichocoleus sp. genome:
- a CDS encoding PHB depolymerase family esterase — protein MKRQLLMGVKTLSLAMLLGACSSLATKFTPSKQIAPARTNADASLQVSNLTRLYDLHVPSSYHNQKPMPLVLVFHGASGDGRGMAQMTGFNQVAEKEGFIAAYPDAIGGHWNALRGNKPDTTNDVGFVAALIDKLSEQYNIDRRRVYITGFSNGGMFAQRLACELGDKIAAASIVSATMPDHLSRICQSTKPISMLFMHGTDDPVIPYGPPGKALLSLADTVKFWNNHNQCVAKHNSEVLPHVPQVRLDTYQNCTNKTDVMLYTIEGGGHAWSGAEATPDPSGNTPQPMKATEVIWNFFSKYSKPEQG, from the coding sequence ATGAAAAGACAACTGCTGATGGGTGTTAAAACGCTGAGTCTTGCTATGCTCTTGGGCGCTTGTTCATCGCTCGCGACTAAATTCACCCCCTCCAAACAGATCGCGCCAGCTCGCACCAATGCAGATGCTTCTCTGCAGGTTAGTAACCTGACTCGCCTTTATGATTTACATGTACCATCCTCCTATCACAACCAGAAACCGATGCCGCTCGTCCTGGTTTTCCACGGTGCGTCGGGTGATGGCAGGGGAATGGCACAAATGACAGGATTCAATCAAGTTGCTGAGAAAGAAGGGTTTATTGCAGCCTATCCTGATGCGATCGGTGGACACTGGAATGCCCTGCGCGGTAACAAGCCAGATACAACGAATGATGTTGGCTTTGTTGCAGCACTCATTGATAAATTGAGCGAGCAATATAATATCGATCGTCGTCGGGTATATATTACAGGCTTTTCAAATGGCGGCATGTTTGCTCAGCGCTTGGCTTGTGAGTTAGGCGACAAAATTGCAGCGGCTTCGATCGTTTCTGCAACCATGCCAGATCATTTGTCGCGCATTTGCCAGTCCACCAAGCCGATTTCAATGCTGTTCATGCATGGCACTGATGATCCGGTCATTCCCTATGGACCTCCAGGGAAGGCATTGCTGTCTTTAGCAGATACAGTCAAGTTTTGGAATAATCATAACCAGTGTGTTGCCAAGCACAACAGCGAAGTGCTGCCTCATGTTCCCCAGGTTCGGTTGGATACCTATCAAAATTGCACCAATAAAACAGATGTGATGCTCTACACGATCGAGGGTGGAGGACATGCCTGGTCGGGTGCTGAAGCAACTCCAGACCCATCTGGTAATACTCCTCAACCAATGAAGGCAACTGAAGTGATTTGGAATTTTTTCAGCAAATATAGCAAACCTGAGCAGGGTTGA
- a CDS encoding TIM-barrel domain-containing protein has translation MPDFFGQLPTLEPAWTVPGDVKAFQYDDRALELQCGIGILRISVLATNVIRVRFSPTGQWMQPRSWAVTKADEDWAIVPFQVTEREAEIEIQTAQIRVSINRSTCKITCFDVNNQPFAQDTGLGIAWRESGIAAWKQIEAEEHFYGFGERTGTLDKTARHYTNWTVDSLDYDTLTDAMYQAIPFFIAMRPNLAYGLFLNSTFRSQFDVGAKQAGLLHLETESPEFDYYLIYASEPAPIVQTYTELTGRMPLPPKWAIGYHQCRWSYRSEAEVRELAQEFRQRQIPCDVIHLDIDYMRGYRVFTWNSQRFPDPKQLIGDLKQDGFKTVTIVDPGVKYEPDADYAVMDDGLEQEYFVRTKEGKLFHGYVWPDRAVFPDFLRSDVRQWWGSWHKELTEVGIAGIWNDMNEPAMNDRPFGDPGVKMWFPLDTPQGDLSERSTHAETHNLYGQMMARAAAEAMEKLRPQERSFILTRSGYAGIQRWSSVWTGDNQSRWEFLEMSLPMLCNLGLSGVAFVGADIGGFAGNATAELFARWMQVGMLYPLMRAHSTYDSDPHEPWVFGDRVEKICREYIELRYQLLPYLYTLFWEAATTGAPILRPLLYHFPQDPQTYELSDQVMLGSAMMAAPIVQPGKTCRAVYLPDGVWYDWWTGKPYQGSTHILADAPLEKMPLYIRAGSIIPLAPVMQFVDQSPLAELRFKVWQGTGEWTFYEDDGQSFAYREGASATTTYRVYPDGDRTVVEIAARQGEWQPHPRRVIVELVGVGEQEFQDDGSDRRLLF, from the coding sequence ATGCCAGATTTTTTTGGACAATTGCCGACGCTGGAACCTGCTTGGACTGTTCCGGGTGACGTGAAAGCGTTCCAATATGACGATCGCGCACTCGAATTACAGTGTGGTATCGGCATTTTACGAATTAGCGTCTTAGCAACAAATGTGATTCGCGTTCGGTTTTCCCCGACAGGTCAGTGGATGCAGCCGCGATCCTGGGCTGTGACCAAGGCAGATGAAGACTGGGCGATCGTGCCGTTTCAGGTCACAGAAAGAGAGGCAGAAATTGAGATTCAGACAGCCCAAATCCGAGTCAGTATCAATCGATCGACCTGCAAAATCACCTGTTTTGATGTTAACAATCAACCTTTCGCGCAAGATACAGGGCTAGGAATCGCCTGGCGAGAAAGCGGCATTGCTGCCTGGAAACAAATTGAGGCAGAAGAGCATTTCTATGGCTTTGGTGAACGCACAGGCACCCTAGACAAAACGGCGCGGCATTACACCAACTGGACGGTTGATAGCCTCGACTATGACACCCTGACCGATGCAATGTATCAGGCAATTCCGTTCTTTATTGCCATGCGTCCAAACCTGGCTTACGGGCTGTTCCTCAATTCCACCTTTCGCAGCCAGTTTGATGTGGGAGCTAAGCAGGCGGGTTTGCTGCATCTGGAAACCGAAAGCCCAGAATTCGACTACTACCTGATCTATGCCTCCGAACCTGCCCCGATCGTGCAAACCTACACCGAGCTGACCGGACGGATGCCCCTGCCACCCAAATGGGCGATTGGCTACCATCAGTGTCGCTGGAGCTATCGATCGGAAGCCGAAGTGCGAGAACTGGCGCAGGAGTTTCGGCAGCGGCAAATTCCCTGTGATGTGATCCATCTGGATATTGACTATATGCGCGGCTATCGGGTGTTTACATGGAATTCTCAGCGATTTCCTGACCCGAAGCAGTTAATTGGTGACCTCAAGCAGGACGGCTTCAAAACAGTAACGATCGTCGATCCGGGCGTGAAGTACGAACCCGATGCCGACTACGCAGTGATGGATGATGGCTTAGAGCAAGAGTATTTTGTCCGCACCAAAGAAGGCAAGCTGTTTCATGGTTACGTCTGGCCCGATCGCGCTGTATTCCCCGACTTTCTGCGGTCAGACGTGCGGCAGTGGTGGGGCAGTTGGCACAAAGAACTCACAGAAGTTGGGATAGCAGGCATCTGGAACGACATGAACGAGCCTGCCATGAACGATCGTCCCTTTGGTGATCCGGGTGTAAAAATGTGGTTTCCCTTAGATACACCGCAGGGCGATTTATCCGAGCGCAGTACTCACGCCGAAACGCACAATTTGTACGGTCAGATGATGGCAAGAGCAGCAGCAGAAGCGATGGAAAAGCTGCGACCTCAAGAGCGATCGTTTATTCTGACGCGATCGGGCTATGCTGGAATTCAGCGCTGGTCGTCGGTTTGGACAGGCGATAATCAATCACGCTGGGAATTTCTGGAAATGTCGCTGCCCATGCTCTGTAACCTGGGGCTTTCTGGCGTGGCATTCGTGGGTGCAGATATCGGCGGATTTGCCGGAAACGCGACGGCTGAACTGTTTGCTCGCTGGATGCAGGTGGGGATGCTCTATCCACTAATGCGAGCGCATTCGACTTATGACAGTGACCCCCATGAACCCTGGGTATTTGGCGATCGAGTTGAGAAAATTTGCCGGGAATACATTGAACTGCGCTATCAACTTCTGCCCTATCTCTATACGCTGTTCTGGGAAGCCGCAACCACTGGCGCACCCATTTTGCGACCCCTGCTCTACCATTTCCCCCAAGACCCCCAAACTTATGAACTCTCTGATCAGGTGATGCTCGGTTCGGCAATGATGGCAGCGCCGATCGTTCAACCCGGAAAGACTTGCCGCGCAGTCTATCTTCCCGATGGCGTTTGGTATGACTGGTGGACAGGCAAACCCTACCAGGGGAGCACCCATATTCTGGCAGATGCGCCGCTGGAAAAAATGCCGCTTTACATTCGGGCAGGTTCAATCATTCCTCTGGCTCCTGTCATGCAATTTGTTGATCAATCCCCTCTCGCAGAACTGCGGTTCAAAGTCTGGCAGGGTACGGGCGAATGGACATTCTACGAAGATGACGGACAGAGTTTTGCCTACCGTGAGGGTGCTTCTGCCACCACAACCTACCGCGTTTATCCGGATGGCGATCGAACCGTGGTTGAAATTGCGGCTCGGCAGGGAGAATGGCAACCTCATCCTCGGCGCGTCATTGTAGAGCTGGTTGGCGTCGGAGAACAGGAATTTCAGGATGATGGGAGCGATCGCCGGCTCTTGTTTTAG
- a CDS encoding MFS transporter — translation MNNPLDDSPSPHSEKLNLTTKLAYGVGDFGTAITANILVFFQLIFLTNVAGLSPIVAGSIRSIAGIWDAVNDPLVGVLSDRTRSRWGRRYPWMFLGAIPLGIFFFLQWVVPRFSNNPATQETSLFWFYLVISVFFNTAYTAVNLPYTALTPELTRDYNERTSLNQFRFTFSISASILSLIIAQVIFATVQDTTQQYWLLGGICALMSVIPTFLCIFGTRHRMTAVDRQTLAARGNEPVVEMPYFQQLKLAFTNRAFLFVIGIYLFSWLAVQNTAAIIPYFVTNWMGLPAQASAQVALAVQGTAIVMLSVWSWVSQKVGKKAVYFMGMGVWLVAQFGLMFLQRGQVGLMYVLAILAGVGVATAYLVPWSMLPDVIELDELKTGQRREGIFYGYMVFLQKIGLALGQLGTSLVLQFSGFDGKAAVQPPSALVAIRLAIGPLPALALVCGLVLAFFYPITKEVHAEILLKLSERAKREQRAKGEQREEGGNNLL, via the coding sequence ATGAACAATCCTCTTGATGATTCCCCTTCACCCCACTCTGAAAAACTCAACCTCACCACTAAACTCGCTTATGGGGTAGGAGACTTTGGTACAGCGATCACAGCGAACATTCTGGTCTTCTTCCAACTGATTTTTTTAACCAACGTTGCTGGGTTAAGCCCAATCGTAGCAGGCAGTATCCGATCGATCGCAGGCATCTGGGATGCAGTCAATGACCCGCTTGTGGGTGTGTTGAGCGATCGAACGCGCAGTCGCTGGGGTCGGCGTTATCCCTGGATGTTTCTGGGAGCAATACCGCTCGGCATCTTTTTCTTTTTACAGTGGGTTGTGCCTCGCTTCAGCAACAATCCAGCAACACAGGAAACAAGCTTATTTTGGTTCTATTTAGTCATCAGCGTTTTTTTCAATACAGCCTATACGGCAGTCAATTTACCTTACACCGCTCTAACGCCAGAACTGACGCGAGACTATAACGAACGCACCAGCCTTAACCAATTTCGCTTTACTTTCTCGATCAGCGCCAGCATTTTGTCCCTGATCATTGCTCAAGTGATCTTTGCCACCGTTCAAGATACAACGCAGCAATATTGGCTATTAGGCGGAATTTGTGCCCTGATGTCCGTGATTCCGACTTTTCTTTGTATCTTCGGCACCCGTCACCGCATGACAGCGGTCGATCGCCAAACCCTAGCGGCGCGCGGCAATGAACCCGTTGTCGAGATGCCCTACTTCCAGCAGCTAAAGCTTGCCTTTACCAATCGGGCTTTTCTGTTTGTAATTGGCATTTATCTTTTCTCCTGGCTCGCCGTTCAAAATACAGCCGCAATCATTCCCTACTTTGTGACCAACTGGATGGGGCTTCCGGCTCAGGCATCTGCACAAGTGGCTCTGGCAGTTCAAGGAACCGCGATCGTCATGCTCTCCGTCTGGAGTTGGGTCAGCCAAAAAGTGGGGAAAAAAGCAGTCTATTTTATGGGCATGGGCGTCTGGCTGGTGGCGCAATTTGGGCTGATGTTTCTGCAACGCGGGCAGGTCGGCTTAATGTATGTGCTGGCAATTCTGGCAGGGGTTGGTGTCGCAACTGCCTATCTCGTTCCCTGGTCGATGCTGCCCGACGTAATTGAACTGGATGAACTGAAAACCGGACAGCGGCGCGAAGGCATCTTCTACGGCTACATGGTATTTCTGCAAAAGATTGGTCTAGCGTTAGGGCAGCTAGGCACGAGCCTCGTCCTGCAATTCTCTGGCTTTGACGGTAAAGCCGCCGTACAACCACCTTCAGCACTAGTAGCGATCCGTCTTGCGATCGGACCCTTGCCTGCTCTAGCCTTAGTCTGTGGATTAGTTCTTGCCTTTTTCTACCCCATCACCAAAGAAGTTCATGCAGAAATTTTGCTGAAGCTAAGTGAAAGAGCAAAGAGAGAACAAAGAGCAAAGGGAGAACAAAGAGAAGAGGGAGGAAATAACCTGCTCTAA
- the pcrA gene encoding DNA helicase PcrA yields MPVDFLSHLNSSQRRAVEHFCGPLLVVAGAGSGKTRALTYRIANLVLTHRVDPENILAVTFTNKAAKEMKERIEKLFAEREALDRHGKALEALSSREQTSLRSSVYKNITKNLWIGTFHALCARILRFDIEKYQGAQGAQWNRNFSILDESDAQSLVKEIVINQNLDDKKFEPRSVRYAISNAKNQGLSPEGLEREQATYRGRVIANIYAEYQKSLSANNALDFDDLILLPVKLFEQNDQVLAYWHKRFRHILVDEYQDTNRTQYNLIKLLVTNGEDTEKFHDWNQRSIFVVGDADQSIYSFRAADFTILMNFQQDFGDGLPDDDTRTMVKLEENYRSTENILQVANELIENNTERIDKILRPTRGAGEMIFCYRADDETVEAGFVVNQIRQLEQKNPELNWGSFAILYRTNAQSRAFEELLVKYGVPYNVVGGLRFYDRKEVKDVLAYLRAVANPDDSISLKRIINTPRRGIGKATLDRLDKAASELGVPFWQILRDETSVQTLAGRSAKPVIAFARMIQKWQEKAEELPASEIVQGVLDDSEYVQDLRQQGTDEALDRIQNVQELYNAARQFEEDNDESSLPLFLANASLASDLDNLNEAEQSKVSLMTLHSSKGLEFPVVFLVGLEQGLFPNFRSLEDPKAIEEERRLCYVGITRAKERLFISYARERRLYGSREPASPSLFLGELPKDLLLGSVANAIPKRMTTPIREIREQTIDAPGTHADDWSVGDRVVHRAFGAGHVTHIFGAGNKICLAIKFPGLGQKIIDPKITPVQRAD; encoded by the coding sequence ATGCCCGTTGACTTCCTCAGCCATCTCAACTCCTCTCAGCGTCGTGCCGTTGAGCATTTCTGTGGTCCTTTGCTTGTGGTGGCAGGGGCTGGTTCCGGAAAAACTCGTGCCCTGACCTATCGAATCGCAAATTTGGTGTTGACCCATCGAGTTGATCCAGAGAATATTCTGGCAGTTACCTTCACCAACAAAGCAGCCAAGGAGATGAAGGAGCGGATTGAAAAGCTGTTTGCGGAACGGGAAGCCCTCGATCGCCACGGGAAAGCACTAGAGGCACTGTCATCGCGAGAACAAACCAGTTTGCGATCGTCCGTCTACAAAAACATTACCAAAAATCTGTGGATTGGCACGTTTCATGCCCTCTGTGCCCGAATTCTGCGATTTGATATTGAGAAGTATCAGGGAGCACAGGGAGCGCAGTGGAACCGCAATTTCTCGATTTTGGACGAGTCAGACGCGCAAAGTTTGGTGAAGGAAATTGTCATTAATCAAAACCTGGATGACAAAAAGTTTGAACCACGATCGGTGCGCTATGCCATCAGCAACGCCAAGAATCAGGGACTATCGCCAGAGGGATTAGAGCGAGAGCAGGCAACCTATCGGGGACGAGTCATTGCTAATATTTATGCCGAATATCAAAAATCTTTATCGGCGAATAATGCACTTGACTTTGATGATCTCATTCTGCTTCCAGTGAAGCTCTTTGAGCAAAATGATCAGGTTTTAGCATATTGGCACAAACGCTTTCGTCACATCCTGGTTGATGAATATCAAGATACCAATAGAACCCAGTACAACCTGATTAAATTACTGGTGACGAACGGCGAAGATACAGAAAAATTCCATGATTGGAATCAGCGATCGATTTTTGTTGTCGGAGATGCCGATCAATCTATTTATTCTTTTCGAGCAGCTGACTTTACGATTTTGATGAACTTTCAGCAAGACTTTGGTGATGGTTTGCCAGATGACGATACACGCACAATGGTCAAGCTGGAAGAAAACTATCGATCGACTGAAAACATTTTACAAGTTGCCAACGAGCTGATCGAAAACAACACAGAGCGGATTGATAAGATTTTGCGTCCCACGAGAGGCGCAGGCGAAATGATCTTCTGCTATCGGGCAGACGATGAGACCGTAGAAGCAGGGTTTGTTGTCAATCAGATCCGCCAACTTGAACAAAAGAATCCAGAATTGAACTGGGGTAGCTTTGCAATTTTGTACCGCACAAACGCTCAGTCTCGCGCCTTTGAAGAACTGTTAGTGAAATATGGTGTTCCCTACAACGTAGTGGGTGGATTACGGTTCTACGATCGCAAAGAAGTTAAAGACGTACTCGCCTATTTGCGGGCAGTTGCGAATCCAGATGACTCAATTAGCCTGAAGCGAATTATCAACACACCCAGACGCGGCATTGGTAAAGCAACCCTCGATCGACTGGATAAAGCGGCTTCTGAATTGGGTGTCCCATTTTGGCAAATTTTGCGGGACGAGACTTCAGTGCAGACTTTAGCAGGACGATCGGCAAAACCCGTCATTGCCTTTGCCCGAATGATCCAGAAATGGCAGGAAAAAGCAGAAGAACTCCCTGCATCCGAGATTGTGCAAGGCGTATTAGATGACTCTGAATACGTTCAGGATTTAAGACAGCAGGGAACCGACGAAGCCCTCGATCGCATCCAAAACGTGCAGGAACTCTACAACGCAGCCCGACAGTTTGAGGAAGATAATGACGAGTCGAGCTTGCCCCTTTTCCTGGCAAATGCTTCGCTTGCCTCAGATCTGGATAATCTCAACGAAGCAGAACAGTCTAAAGTCTCCTTGATGACGCTGCATTCCTCAAAAGGACTGGAATTTCCGGTCGTATTCCTGGTGGGGCTAGAGCAAGGGCTGTTTCCCAATTTTCGATCGCTCGAAGATCCAAAGGCGATCGAAGAAGAACGTCGTCTCTGCTATGTCGGCATTACTCGCGCTAAAGAGAGGCTGTTTATTTCCTATGCCAGAGAACGCCGCCTCTATGGTTCCCGTGAACCTGCCAGCCCTTCCCTTTTCTTGGGTGAACTTCCCAAAGACCTGCTCTTAGGGAGCGTTGCCAATGCGATTCCCAAGCGGATGACGACCCCAATCCGAGAAATCCGCGAACAGACGATCGATGCCCCCGGAACCCACGCTGATGATTGGTCTGTGGGCGATCGAGTGGTTCATCGGGCATTTGGTGCTGGTCATGTGACGCATATTTTTGGAGCCGGAAATAAAATTTGTCTGGCAATCAAGTTTCCGGGACTGGGGCAAAAAATTATTGATCCAAAAATTACGCCAGTGCAGCGAGCAGACTGA
- a CDS encoding metallophosphoesterase, with protein sequence MGFKRRQLLRWLGFGGVVNLSACVQQWATQGETNRSIAATPAPSPAMSPSVQSRLLEQQGIVDPARGDVRIVVISDLNSQYGSTDYEPEVDRAIALIPGWQPDLVLCGGDMVAGQSASLSRAEIQAMWAGFDRHISAPLRQAKIPFGFTLGNHDASGAKASNGRFLFANDRDLAAVYWNDPQHHSGLQFVDRARYPFYYSFQQNDIFFLVWDASTATISADQLSWVERSLASSAAQSAKLRIAIGHLPLYAVAVGRNNPGEYLDNGDRLRALLERYQVHTYISGHDHAYYPGHVGQLQMLHCGVLGSGIRSLLNGNSPLMKTLTVIDVNLAAADTIYTTYDAKTLKVIDQRILPRYIASPTGKILRRDLEWSDLTAAEKSA encoded by the coding sequence ATGGGCTTTAAGCGTCGCCAACTATTGCGCTGGCTAGGATTTGGGGGAGTCGTTAATTTATCTGCTTGTGTGCAGCAGTGGGCAACTCAGGGGGAAACTAATCGATCGATCGCGGCAACGCCTGCTCCGAGTCCTGCGATGAGTCCTTCTGTACAATCTCGGCTCTTGGAGCAGCAGGGAATTGTTGATCCTGCTAGAGGTGATGTCCGGATTGTGGTGATTAGTGACCTGAACAGTCAGTATGGCTCAACGGATTATGAACCAGAAGTCGATCGCGCAATTGCCTTGATTCCGGGATGGCAGCCTGATCTGGTGCTTTGCGGTGGCGATATGGTGGCAGGTCAGAGTGCTTCGCTGAGTCGGGCAGAAATTCAGGCAATGTGGGCAGGGTTCGATCGCCATATTAGTGCGCCATTACGACAGGCAAAGATTCCGTTTGGTTTTACGTTGGGCAATCATGATGCGTCGGGGGCAAAGGCAAGTAACGGTCGTTTTTTATTTGCGAACGATCGAGACTTAGCGGCGGTTTATTGGAACGATCCGCAGCATCATTCTGGCTTGCAGTTTGTCGATCGTGCCCGGTATCCCTTTTATTATTCTTTTCAGCAGAATGATATTTTCTTTTTAGTTTGGGATGCTTCGACTGCAACTATTTCGGCTGATCAGCTCAGTTGGGTCGAGCGAAGCCTTGCCAGTTCTGCGGCTCAGTCTGCCAAACTGCGAATTGCGATCGGACATCTGCCCCTTTATGCCGTTGCAGTGGGACGGAATAATCCGGGTGAATATCTGGACAATGGCGATCGGTTGCGGGCTTTGCTTGAACGCTATCAGGTTCACACCTACATCAGCGGGCATGATCATGCCTATTATCCTGGTCACGTTGGACAGCTCCAAATGCTCCACTGTGGCGTTTTGGGAAGTGGGATTCGTTCCCTCTTAAATGGCAATTCGCCGCTGATGAAAACCCTGACGGTGATTGATGTGAATCTTGCTGCTGCTGATACGATCTACACGACCTACGATGCCAAAACGCTGAAAGTGATTGATCAGCGCATTCTGCCCCGCTATATTGCCAGCCCCACTGGTAAAATTCTCCGACGCGATCTGGAATGGTCAGATTTGACGGCTGCGGAAAAGTCAGCTTAA
- a CDS encoding YkvA family protein — protein MKKRFLTQTLQNWLRNLIRHPQYRWFVILGALLYVVSPVDISPDAFPVLGWLDDGAIVALLVAEVSQVAIEHIKSRKDKHIASNVPESVNVIDVEATPVS, from the coding sequence ATGAAGAAAAGATTTCTGACTCAGACATTGCAGAATTGGTTGCGAAACTTGATTCGTCATCCCCAATATCGTTGGTTTGTGATTTTGGGTGCGCTGTTGTATGTGGTTAGCCCAGTTGATATTTCTCCTGATGCATTTCCAGTATTGGGATGGTTAGATGACGGTGCAATTGTTGCCCTGCTAGTGGCAGAAGTTTCTCAAGTTGCGATCGAACATATCAAATCTCGCAAAGACAAACATATAGCTTCTAACGTTCCTGAATCAGTCAACGTGATTGATGTAGAAGCAACCCCAGTCAGCTAG